Proteins encoded by one window of Marixanthomonas sp. SCSIO 43207:
- a CDS encoding HTTM domain-containing protein: MNKFLFKHIDNTGLVLWRVVFGALIAIEGFGAIATGWVKRTLVEPDFTFNFIGFEFLQPLPGDLMYWYFALMGTFGILVMLGYKYRFSMFCYALMWTCVYLMQKSSYNNHYYLMMLLCWLMVFLPANRWFSIDAQQNQNLKSPSMPRWVLLVFVLQVWIVYTYGSIAKWYPGWLDASVAELFMRGKRDYWLIGDFLQLKWVHWCIAYVGVLFDLLIVPLLLWKRTRLAAFIASIFFHLFNSFVFQIGIFPYMSMAFAFFFFSAETLQKRFLPKKTLYTKGEVIVPSYKPVLVSLFSVYFIIQIALPLRHWFFKDDVLWTEEGHRLSWRMMLRSKGGSLTVWTKEKNSNERKRYFYNKLLSKKQQRSVKTKPDMLWQLAQRIKAAEKEEGRDVEVYMDVKIRVNNGSYYQLIDNTVDLAAENWHHFKHHDWILPSTEGFAQKKTNKKP; the protein is encoded by the coding sequence GTGAATAAATTTCTGTTTAAACATATTGATAATACCGGCTTGGTATTATGGCGAGTAGTTTTTGGCGCATTAATAGCTATTGAAGGATTTGGAGCTATTGCTACCGGTTGGGTAAAACGTACTTTGGTTGAACCAGATTTCACTTTCAACTTTATAGGTTTTGAGTTTTTACAACCTCTTCCAGGTGATTTAATGTATTGGTATTTTGCATTGATGGGTACTTTTGGCATTTTAGTCATGCTTGGCTATAAGTATCGATTTAGCATGTTTTGTTATGCTCTTATGTGGACCTGTGTTTATTTAATGCAAAAATCATCATACAACAATCATTATTATTTAATGATGTTACTATGTTGGCTTATGGTTTTTCTACCTGCAAACAGATGGTTTTCTATAGACGCACAACAAAACCAAAACTTAAAATCGCCATCAATGCCGCGATGGGTTTTACTTGTTTTTGTATTACAGGTATGGATTGTATATACATACGGCTCTATAGCAAAATGGTATCCCGGCTGGTTAGATGCCAGCGTTGCCGAATTATTTATGCGGGGTAAACGTGACTATTGGTTAATAGGTGATTTTTTACAGTTAAAGTGGGTACACTGGTGTATAGCTTATGTAGGTGTTTTATTTGATTTGCTTATAGTCCCTTTACTACTCTGGAAACGAACTAGGCTTGCAGCTTTTATTGCTTCAATCTTTTTTCATTTATTCAACTCATTTGTGTTTCAAATTGGTATTTTCCCGTATATGTCAATGGCTTTTGCATTCTTTTTCTTTTCTGCAGAAACCTTACAAAAACGCTTTCTTCCTAAGAAAACATTATACACCAAAGGTGAAGTAATTGTACCCAGCTACAAACCTGTGTTAGTTTCATTATTTTCAGTTTATTTTATTATTCAAATAGCATTACCGTTGCGTCACTGGTTTTTTAAAGACGACGTTCTCTGGACCGAAGAAGGTCACAGATTAAGTTGGCGTATGATGCTACGTAGTAAAGGCGGAAGCTTAACTGTGTGGACAAAAGAAAAAAACTCAAATGAAAGGAAACGATATTTTTATAATAAATTACTTTCCAAAAAACAACAACGTTCTGTAAAAACAAAACCAGATATGCTATGGCAATTAGCACAGCGTATTAAGGCTGCTGAAAAAGAAGAAGGTAGAGATGTAGAAGTTTACATGGATGTAAAAATAAGAGTAAACAATGGTAGTTATTACCAACTTATTGACAATACTGTAGATCTTGCTGCAGAAAACTGGCATCACTTTAAACATCACGATTGGATTTTACCTTCTACTGAAGGTTTTGCTCAAAAGAAAACCAACAAAAAACCTTAA
- a CDS encoding bifunctional riboflavin kinase/FAD synthetase, with protein sequence MQEYTSASTYDNNKACVVTIGTFDGVHIGHKAILNRLIQTAKKDNLDAVLLTFFPHPRMVLQKDSNIQLINTLSEKKELLEKTGLDHLIIHPFTKEFSRLTAVEYVRDILVNNLKAKKVIIGYDHRFGRNRTADISDLKEFGKTYDFEVEEITAQELDEVTVSSTKIRKALEVGDITTANQYLGYPFMISGTVVEGKAIGRTLEYPTANLKPFESYKLIPKNGVYIVKAIINQKEVFGITSIGTNPTVGGKQKTIETYFLDFNENLYNKSLQIEFITHIRDEETFEGMAALKKAIQQDEAFARNFIKNGE encoded by the coding sequence GTGCAAGAATATACTTCAGCTTCAACATATGATAATAACAAAGCTTGTGTGGTAACCATTGGTACTTTTGATGGTGTTCACATAGGGCATAAAGCAATTTTGAATCGCTTAATTCAAACAGCTAAAAAAGATAATCTAGACGCTGTTTTACTTACTTTTTTTCCGCATCCTAGAATGGTTTTGCAGAAAGATTCAAACATTCAATTAATTAATACACTTTCAGAAAAAAAGGAACTTCTAGAAAAAACCGGACTGGATCATTTGATTATTCATCCATTCACTAAAGAATTTTCTCGTTTAACTGCTGTTGAATATGTGCGTGATATTTTAGTAAATAACTTAAAAGCCAAAAAAGTTATTATAGGTTATGATCATCGTTTTGGCAGAAATCGCACAGCAGATATATCTGATTTAAAAGAATTTGGCAAAACGTATGATTTTGAAGTTGAGGAAATTACAGCTCAAGAATTGGATGAAGTCACTGTAAGTTCTACAAAAATAAGAAAGGCTCTAGAAGTTGGTGATATTACAACAGCCAATCAATACTTAGGATACCCTTTCATGATTTCTGGAACAGTGGTAGAAGGAAAGGCTATAGGAAGAACACTGGAGTATCCTACAGCAAACTTAAAACCCTTTGAGTCTTACAAGTTAATACCTAAAAATGGCGTTTATATAGTGAAAGCCATTATAAACCAAAAAGAGGTTTTTGGTATCACAAGTATTGGCACAAACCCAACGGTGGGAGGAAAACAGAAAACTATAGAGACGTATTTTTTAGATTTTAACGAAAACTTATACAACAAATCTCTTCAAATTGAATTTATCACACACATTCGTGATGAAGAAACATTTGAAGGAATGGCAGCCTTAAAAAAAGCAATACAACAGGATGAGGCATTTGCTAGAAATTTTATAAAAAACGGTGAATAA
- the pth gene encoding aminoacyl-tRNA hydrolase, which translates to MWSFLKNLFKTTSNPYTEGDPMKKFLIVGLGNIGPKYHNTRHNIGFKVLDKLAEENSLTWQTEKLGDITVHKKKGRTFLLLKPSTFMNLSGKAVRYWLDKEKIPLENLLVITDDLNLPFGTLRIKTKGSDGGHNGLKDIQNTLQTNKYNRFRFGISDEFSKGRQVDYVLGEWDETEEKKLPERLEKAGNAIESFGLAGVNNTMNTFNGT; encoded by the coding sequence ATGTGGTCTTTTTTAAAAAACCTTTTTAAAACTACTAGCAACCCCTACACAGAAGGCGATCCCATGAAAAAATTTTTAATAGTCGGCTTAGGAAACATTGGGCCAAAATATCATAATACACGCCATAACATTGGTTTTAAAGTTTTAGACAAGCTTGCCGAAGAAAACAGTCTTACCTGGCAAACCGAAAAACTAGGAGATATTACAGTTCATAAAAAGAAAGGAAGAACATTTTTACTTCTTAAACCCAGCACCTTTATGAATTTAAGCGGAAAAGCCGTTCGCTATTGGCTGGATAAAGAAAAAATTCCGTTAGAAAATTTACTGGTTATTACCGATGATTTAAATTTACCTTTTGGTACACTTCGCATTAAAACAAAAGGAAGTGATGGAGGGCACAATGGATTGAAAGACATTCAAAATACTTTGCAAACCAACAAGTATAATAGATTTAGATTTGGCATTAGTGATGAGTTCAGCAAAGGGCGCCAAGTAGATTATGTTTTGGGAGAATGGGATGAAACCGAAGAAAAAAAGCTTCCAGAGCGACTAGAAAAAGCCGGTAACGCAATTGAGTCTTTTGGATTAGCAGGAGTTAACAATACCATGAACACTTTTAACGGAACATAA
- a CDS encoding 50S ribosomal protein L25/general stress protein Ctc, translating to MKSLTIKGSKRESVGKSATKALRNAGKVPCVVYGGDETVHFSAYETEFQNLIYTPDVFRVVLELEGGETIDCALQDIQFHPVTDQILHIDFYQLFDGTPISMTIPVRVSGNARGVKNGGVLRIINRRLRVRALPKNLPDFIDVDITNMKIGDVYTVGDVKTEDFEFLQDDKEVICQVRTSRTAIVDEADEDEDDEDEEGAEGDTEGAAEGAENTEAPAEE from the coding sequence ATGAAATCACTTACAATCAAAGGATCTAAAAGAGAAAGCGTGGGCAAATCGGCAACGAAAGCTTTACGTAATGCTGGAAAGGTTCCTTGCGTCGTGTACGGAGGGGATGAAACAGTTCATTTTTCAGCATATGAAACAGAATTTCAAAACCTTATCTATACACCAGACGTATTCCGTGTTGTATTAGAACTAGAAGGTGGCGAAACAATTGACTGTGCTTTACAAGACATTCAATTTCACCCGGTAACAGACCAAATACTTCACATTGATTTCTATCAGTTATTTGACGGTACACCTATAAGCATGACCATTCCGGTACGTGTAAGCGGTAACGCAAGAGGTGTTAAAAATGGTGGTGTATTACGTATTATCAACCGTAGATTACGTGTAAGAGCACTTCCTAAAAACTTACCAGATTTTATCGATGTAGATATCACAAACATGAAAATTGGTGATGTGTATACCGTAGGAGATGTTAAAACAGAAGATTTTGAATTTTTACAAGATGACAAAGAAGTTATCTGTCAAGTAAGAACATCTCGTACAGCAATTGTTGATGAAGCTGATGAAGACGAAGATGATGAAGATGAAGAAGGAGCAGAAGGCGATACTGAAGGAGCTGCAGAAGGAGCAGAAAATACTGAAGCACCTGCTGAAGAATAA
- a CDS encoding ribose-phosphate pyrophosphokinase codes for MSVPIPEPKIFACKQSETLAAKIAESFGIPLGKVITSTYSDGEFQPSFEESVRGSRVFIIGSTHPNSDHLMEMLLMLDAAKRASARHITAVLPYFGWARQDRKDKPRVPIAAKLVAKMLETAGATRIITMDLHADQIQGFFEKPVDHLFASTIFLPHLRQLNLDNLTIASPDMGGSKRAYAYSKALESDVVICYKQREKANVISHMALIGDVKGKNVVLVDDMVDTAGTLTKAADLMMERGALSVRAICTHPILSGNAYERLENSKLEELIVTDSIPLRQKSDKVKVLTCANLFADVMLSVNANKSISSKFLM; via the coding sequence ATGTCCGTTCCTATTCCCGAACCCAAGATTTTTGCTTGTAAACAGAGTGAAACATTAGCCGCTAAAATTGCCGAATCTTTTGGCATTCCTTTAGGAAAAGTAATCACTTCAACATACAGCGATGGTGAATTTCAACCATCTTTTGAAGAATCTGTTCGCGGAAGTCGTGTTTTTATAATTGGTTCTACTCACCCTAATAGTGACCATTTAATGGAAATGCTTTTAATGCTAGACGCTGCAAAAAGAGCTTCAGCTAGACACATCACAGCTGTACTTCCTTATTTTGGGTGGGCTCGTCAAGATAGAAAAGACAAACCTCGTGTGCCAATCGCTGCAAAACTAGTTGCAAAAATGCTTGAAACAGCCGGAGCTACACGTATTATTACAATGGATTTACACGCCGACCAAATTCAAGGATTTTTTGAAAAACCGGTAGATCACCTTTTTGCATCAACGATCTTTTTACCACATTTACGTCAATTAAATTTAGACAATTTGACTATTGCTTCTCCAGATATGGGCGGAAGTAAGCGTGCATATGCCTACTCAAAAGCTCTAGAAAGTGACGTAGTAATTTGCTACAAACAACGAGAAAAAGCAAATGTAATCTCACATATGGCATTGATTGGCGATGTGAAAGGTAAAAACGTAGTCTTGGTTGATGATATGGTTGATACCGCAGGCACCTTAACCAAAGCTGCAGATTTAATGATGGAGCGTGGCGCGTTAAGTGTACGTGCCATTTGTACCCACCCTATTTTATCTGGAAATGCATATGAGCGCCTTGAAAATTCAAAGCTAGAAGAATTAATTGTTACAGACTCAATCCCATTGAGACAGAAAAGTGACAAGGTAAAAGTATTGACTTGCGCAAATCTTTTTGCCGATGTAATGCTAAGTGTAAACGCTAATAAAAGTATAAGTTCAAAGTTTTTAATGTAA
- a CDS encoding T9SS type A sorting domain-containing protein, translating to MKKLLLFLTVLLISFLSVAQNPVLFENNWYLQSFTFDSVNYNVPVDDPLYSQQIIFDETSDGYYISTFITSETFSASPTFDNNTFTTQIPTITLFGCDDYCELEQAYLYDFFFREAEPYTFNYTIAHVDDGNGGVIELDVIDQEGNIATYYDTRLSIPEHNKLDVSIYPNPATETLFITSGNNTIQEVSIFSVNGQLVLSEKGNINQLSVSALSNGLYFIEIVSENRTAIEKFIKK from the coding sequence ATGAAAAAACTACTACTTTTTTTAACAGTCTTATTAATAAGTTTTTTATCAGTAGCACAAAACCCTGTTCTATTTGAAAACAATTGGTATTTACAGAGCTTTACTTTTGATAGTGTAAACTATAATGTTCCTGTAGATGATCCATTGTATAGCCAACAAATAATCTTTGACGAAACAAGTGACGGTTATTATATTTCAACTTTTATTACTAGTGAAACATTTTCCGCAAGCCCTACTTTTGACAATAACACGTTTACCACCCAAATCCCCACTATTACATTATTTGGCTGTGATGATTATTGCGAGTTAGAACAAGCTTATTTATATGATTTCTTTTTTAGAGAAGCAGAGCCCTACACATTTAATTATACAATAGCCCACGTTGACGATGGCAACGGAGGAGTTATAGAGTTGGATGTTATCGATCAAGAAGGTAATATAGCAACATACTACGATACACGCTTATCTATTCCTGAACACAACAAGCTTGATGTATCCATATATCCCAACCCAGCCACTGAAACGCTTTTTATCACCTCAGGAAATAATACCATTCAAGAAGTTTCTATATTTTCAGTTAACGGGCAATTGGTACTTTCAGAAAAGGGAAATATCAATCAATTGAGCGTTTCGGCGCTTTCCAACGGGTTGTATTTTATTGAGATTGTTTCGGAAAACAGAACGGCAATTGAAAAGTTTATAAAAAAATAA
- a CDS encoding T9SS type A sorting domain-containing protein: protein MKKTLLFLLTLSTCATIFAQETVLLETEWITQNLIIDGEDHIPSNTGANFKLNIYYSESDDIYTLFFMSALTMPSTEITFTMGEQEFITNNNWVSLTDGICSSNTTPCGIFGNMLNEFYMGVNSTPISKTFDYELGIDENDNPTLVITDANGDQAIYGTESVLNITNFSENSFKLYPNPAIETLFITSETDLIEKIAVYSINRKLVLSEKENVNQLDVSSLSNGLYFVEITSENGTAIQKFIKQ from the coding sequence ATGAAAAAAACGCTACTCTTTTTACTTACACTAAGTACTTGTGCAACAATTTTTGCCCAAGAAACTGTTTTGTTAGAAACAGAATGGATTACCCAAAATTTAATTATTGATGGAGAAGATCATATTCCATCAAATACTGGAGCAAACTTCAAACTAAATATTTATTATTCAGAATCTGATGACATCTACACGTTATTTTTTATGTCTGCTTTAACTATGCCCAGTACAGAGATTACTTTTACTATGGGGGAACAAGAATTTATCACAAATAATAATTGGGTTAGCCTAACTGATGGTATTTGCAGCTCTAATACTACCCCTTGCGGGATATTCGGAAATATGCTTAATGAGTTTTATATGGGAGTAAACTCAACCCCTATTTCAAAGACTTTTGATTATGAATTAGGCATTGATGAAAATGACAATCCAACATTGGTTATTACAGATGCAAATGGAGACCAAGCGATTTATGGAACTGAGTCTGTTTTAAATATTACAAATTTTTCTGAAAACTCTTTTAAACTATACCCAAACCCAGCCATTGAAACACTTTTTATCACTTCAGAAACTGATTTAATTGAAAAAATTGCTGTTTATTCCATTAACAGGAAGTTGGTACTTTCAGAAAAAGAAAACGTCAATCAACTAGATGTATCGTCACTTTCTAACGGGTTGTATTTTGTGGAGATTACTTCAGAAAATGGAACAGCAATTCAAAAATTTATAAAGCAATAA
- a CDS encoding T9SS type A sorting domain-containing protein has product MKKLILLCFLLITFKNHSQEPNPDLFKTWYLHSITIDNVDYSPTDYGYYPDIQLNQTNEGVIFYIADPLNVSCSFEYVSFFTNPTSFQLPNSIVCLPLQTCLDGPEGPCSQIYGMHADYYYDTILTALNYTLTINEDETQTLTVTNENSDVAQYGNERLLSTTSFVATNLRVYPNPATETLFITSETDLIEKIAVYSINGNLVLLEKENVNQLDVSSLSNGLYFVEITSENGTVIQKFIKQ; this is encoded by the coding sequence ATGAAAAAATTGATACTTCTTTGTTTCTTGTTAATAACCTTTAAAAACCATAGTCAAGAACCTAACCCAGATTTATTTAAAACCTGGTATCTACATAGTATAACAATAGATAATGTAGACTATTCGCCAACCGATTATGGATATTATCCAGATATACAGTTAAATCAAACTAATGAAGGTGTTATTTTTTATATTGCAGACCCTCTAAATGTATCTTGCTCATTTGAATATGTAAGTTTTTTTACAAATCCAACTTCATTTCAGCTCCCTAATTCTATTGTGTGTTTACCACTTCAAACCTGTCTTGATGGTCCTGAAGGTCCTTGTAGTCAAATCTACGGTATGCACGCAGACTATTATTATGACACCATTTTAACCGCTTTAAACTATACTCTTACCATTAATGAAGACGAGACACAAACACTAACAGTTACTAACGAGAATAGCGATGTTGCCCAATACGGTAACGAACGGTTGTTATCTACTACAAGTTTTGTTGCTACCAACCTTAGAGTATACCCAAACCCAGCCACTGAAACGCTTTTTATCACTTCAGAAACTGATTTAATTGAAAAAATTGCTGTCTATTCCATTAACGGAAACTTGGTGCTTTTAGAAAAAGAGAACGTCAATCAACTAGATGTATCGTCACTTTCTAACGGGTTGTATTTTGTTGAAATTACTTCAGAAAATGGAACAGTGATTCAAAAATTTATAAAACAATAA
- a CDS encoding T9SS type A sorting domain-containing protein, whose product MKKILLFTSLLIGFTSFSQDPDPDLFQTWHLIEYHYEMDDHPVSDVNPPISPTITITNSLGFTGEGACNDFSGVFTHSENGSILIIENFNPTTETCEEPDHINFEDNYFEFFDTGYQLGYEIEDGNSGQQTLKLESVIFSGMSFSNRKLSTAENKQSKFNLYPNPATESLFITSENNLIEKIAVYSINGKLVLSEKENVNLLNVSSLSNGLYFVEITSENGTAIQKFIKQ is encoded by the coding sequence ATGAAAAAAATTTTACTTTTTACATCTTTACTAATAGGTTTCACATCATTTAGCCAGGACCCAGACCCAGATTTATTTCAAACTTGGCATTTAATTGAATACCATTATGAAATGGACGACCACCCTGTTTCAGATGTTAATCCTCCTATTTCACCTACTATAACTATTACAAACTCTTTGGGTTTTACAGGTGAAGGTGCCTGTAACGACTTTTCAGGTGTTTTTACTCACTCTGAAAATGGAAGCATATTAATAATTGAAAATTTCAATCCAACTACAGAAACCTGTGAGGAGCCTGACCACATAAATTTTGAAGATAACTACTTTGAATTTTTTGATACAGGTTATCAACTTGGGTATGAAATCGAGGATGGTAATTCTGGTCAACAAACTCTCAAATTAGAAAGCGTTATTTTTTCGGGTATGAGTTTTAGTAATAGAAAACTAAGCACCGCTGAAAATAAACAATCAAAGTTTAACCTTTATCCCAATCCAGCCACTGAGTCGCTTTTTATCACTTCAGAAAATAATTTGATTGAAAAAATTGCTGTCTATTCCATTAACGGGAAATTGGTACTTTCAGAAAAAGAGAACGTCAATCTACTAAATGTCTCGTCACTTTCTAACGGGTTGTATTTTGTTGAAATTACTTCAGAAAATGGAACAGCGATTCAAAAATTTATAAAACAATAA
- a CDS encoding HupE/UreJ family protein — MNDFWLYFKLGLEHVLDWQAYDHVLFIIVLCAAYTFNAWRKLLLLVTLFTVGHTVSLLLANYSVVSVSSSWIEFLIPITILVTALFNLFTAGKERKAEKLGLLYVSTLFFGLIHGFGFAGYFKMISSDQSIIHLLEFALGIEAAQIIVVILVLILGFLVQTVFRFNKRDWVLVISSIVIGLVIPILMENWIF; from the coding sequence ATGAATGATTTTTGGCTTTATTTTAAACTTGGATTAGAGCACGTACTAGATTGGCAGGCATATGACCACGTACTATTTATTATTGTTTTGTGTGCAGCTTATACATTTAATGCTTGGCGTAAATTGTTACTTTTGGTAACACTCTTTACGGTAGGTCATACCGTTTCTTTATTGTTGGCCAATTATTCTGTAGTAAGTGTGTCTAGTAGTTGGATTGAGTTTTTAATACCCATTACAATTTTGGTTACAGCATTGTTTAACTTGTTCACTGCCGGGAAAGAAAGGAAAGCCGAAAAGTTAGGTTTACTCTACGTTTCTACCTTATTTTTTGGTTTGATACATGGTTTTGGTTTTGCAGGATATTTTAAAATGATAAGCAGTGATCAAAGCATTATCCATCTTTTAGAATTTGCACTGGGTATTGAAGCGGCTCAAATTATCGTAGTAATTTTGGTATTAATTTTGGGATTTCTAGTGCAAACAGTTTTCCGATTTAATAAACGAGACTGGGTATTGGTTATTTCTTCAATAGTAATTGGTCTTGTGATTCCTATATTAATGGAAAACTGGATTTTTTAA
- a CDS encoding dCMP deaminase family protein: MSISKQRQYDIAYLRMAQEWSKLSYCKRKQVGALIVKDKMIISDGYNGTPSGFENFCEDEEGYTKWYVLHAEANAILKVASSTQSCKGATLYITLSPCKECSKLIHQAGITRLVYHKGYKDNSGIKFLEKAGVTITQIEDLD; the protein is encoded by the coding sequence ATGAGTATTAGTAAACAACGACAATACGATATCGCCTATTTACGTATGGCGCAAGAATGGAGTAAACTTTCTTATTGTAAACGAAAACAAGTTGGCGCACTTATTGTTAAAGATAAAATGATAATTAGTGATGGTTACAATGGTACACCTAGTGGTTTTGAAAATTTTTGTGAAGATGAAGAAGGCTATACCAAGTGGTATGTGCTTCACGCAGAAGCAAATGCAATATTAAAAGTAGCTTCTTCAACCCAATCTTGTAAAGGAGCAACACTGTACATAACATTGTCACCTTGCAAAGAATGTAGCAAATTAATTCACCAAGCAGGTATTACCAGACTAGTATATCACAAAGGCTATAAAGACAACAGCGGAATAAAATTTTTGGAAAAAGCAGGCGTTACCATAACGCAGATTGAAGACTTAGATTAA
- a CDS encoding S41 family peptidase, whose protein sequence is MGYHKKYLPLIIGTALAAGIFVGSKLNFNDTTEKIFATNSKKDKLNRLIDYIDYEYVDRVNTDSIVDVTVNGILENLDPHSVYIPSDQYEENADDMRGNFVGIGVSYYVYKDTIAVIRSIKGGPAARAGIRGGDRILYVDDKKIFGDSINRDSIISYLKGEKNSRVKLKVYRRGDTKNDFLDFKFRRKEVPLVSVDASYKLSDQLGYIKLNRFAESTYEEFEEALEELKDAGINSLVLDLRNNPGGYVSTAERIVDEFLEDDKLVLITKNKSGDINKTYASSRGDFEHGKVYVLLNENSASASEIVAGALQDNDKGTIIGRRSFGKGLVQREMSLGDGSAVRLTIARYYTPTGRSIQRPYGNGNDDYYSDYEKRYKNGELEHKEDIEVVDSLKFVTPKGKIVYGGGGIIPDVFVPKDTSVGSETIQYVSRSGFMSYFIFEYLEENRALFKGMTFNDFLENFQVDDTLSKEFIDYARFNEAKINLTGYEARLEKALKANIAQQLFGPNAYEFIINQGDPMLKKVMELEEKLKK, encoded by the coding sequence ATGGGCTACCATAAAAAATACCTACCTCTTATCATAGGAACGGCATTGGCCGCAGGAATTTTTGTGGGTTCAAAACTCAACTTTAATGATACTACTGAAAAAATTTTTGCAACCAATAGCAAAAAAGATAAACTTAACAGACTTATAGATTACATAGACTATGAATATGTAGACCGTGTAAACACAGATAGCATTGTAGATGTTACTGTTAATGGTATTTTGGAAAACCTAGATCCGCATTCAGTTTATATTCCTAGTGACCAATATGAAGAAAACGCAGATGATATGCGCGGAAACTTTGTAGGTATAGGCGTAAGCTACTATGTTTATAAAGATACCATTGCGGTGATACGGTCAATTAAAGGAGGTCCCGCTGCACGAGCCGGAATACGAGGAGGTGACCGTATTCTATATGTAGATGATAAAAAAATATTTGGAGATAGTATCAATCGCGATAGTATTATCTCATATTTAAAAGGTGAAAAAAACTCAAGAGTCAAACTTAAAGTTTACAGAAGAGGCGATACTAAAAATGATTTTTTAGATTTCAAATTCAGAAGAAAAGAAGTGCCTTTAGTAAGTGTAGACGCTTCGTATAAGCTTTCAGATCAATTAGGATATATTAAGTTGAACCGTTTTGCTGAATCAACCTATGAAGAGTTTGAAGAGGCGCTTGAAGAGCTTAAAGACGCCGGAATTAACAGTCTGGTACTCGACCTTCGTAATAATCCCGGAGGTTATGTATCTACCGCAGAACGTATTGTTGATGAATTTTTAGAAGATGATAAGCTTGTGCTTATTACCAAAAATAAAAGTGGAGATATTAATAAAACATATGCTAGCAGTCGCGGTGATTTTGAACACGGAAAAGTATATGTATTACTCAATGAAAATTCTGCTTCAGCTAGTGAAATTGTTGCCGGAGCACTTCAAGACAATGATAAAGGAACCATCATAGGTAGACGTTCGTTTGGCAAAGGATTGGTACAAAGAGAAATGTCTCTAGGTGACGGTAGTGCAGTACGATTAACTATAGCAAGATATTATACCCCAACCGGTCGTTCTATTCAAAGACCCTACGGTAATGGCAATGACGATTATTATAGCGATTATGAAAAACGCTATAAAAATGGCGAACTAGAACATAAAGAAGATATTGAGGTGGTAGATTCGCTAAAGTTTGTAACCCCAAAGGGTAAAATTGTCTATGGTGGTGGAGGGATTATTCCAGATGTTTTTGTGCCAAAAGATACTAGTGTAGGTAGCGAAACAATTCAATATGTATCTAGAAGTGGCTTTATGAGTTATTTTATTTTTGAATATCTAGAAGAAAACAGAGCCCTTTTTAAAGGAATGACCTTTAATGATTTCTTAGAAAACTTTCAAGTTGATGATACGCTTTCAAAAGAATTTATAGACTATGCCCGATTTAATGAAGCAAAAATAAACTTAACCGGCTACGAAGCACGCTTAGAAAAAGCACTAAAGGCCAATATTGCTCAACAGCTTTTTGGTCCTAATGCTTATGAGTTTATTATTAATCAAGGAGATCCTATGCTTAAAAAAGTAATGGAGCTAGAAGAGAAACTTAAAAAATAA